A DNA window from Gigantopelta aegis isolate Gae_Host chromosome 4, Gae_host_genome, whole genome shotgun sequence contains the following coding sequences:
- the LOC121371568 gene encoding homeobox protein Nkx-2.2a-like, with the protein MAKLSAQFKVLQQYEYHQDSSRARQMDIELAMNSTKTSSSFSVKDLLDLPETKVAKASPRDGEGLDLSTTVSVVTAAAAVHGMSPVTPYFDNSDNPYTRWLQTNDTAHYAHNISHVPNGIMTPNGDSRHGNDSRLSSPDKTSDSIKHEPDESDCSDDDKEKADSDSGNGQSTNGDAPKKRKRRVLFSKAQTYELERRFRQQRYLSAPEREHLASIIRLSPTQVKIWFQNHRYKLKRARAEKGLTELNPLPSPRRVAVPVLVKDGIPCQRPSVSMVKSQDHLPMQGNINSMNMGNGLSHHHGSYGMGNMNSYHPSMGSGIGGVSSTLASSIGMNMNMSCAYSMSTGSMNSMNLNVPSVNNMNVLPGYSHPLMQSQNFRW; encoded by the exons ATGGATATTGAGCTTGCCATGAACAGCACGAAGACGTCCAGCAGCTTCTCTGTTAAGGACTTACTAGATCTCCCAGAAACCAAAGTCGCCAAGGCCAGCCCCAGGGACGGGGAGGGACTCGACCTCAGCACCACTGTCAGCGTCGTCACTGCTGCTGCCGCCGTGCACGGCATGTCTCCTGTGACACCGTACTTCGACAACAGCGACAACCCCTACACGCGCTGGCTTCAGACCAACGACACAGCCCACTACGCACACA ATATCAGTCACGTGCCAAATGGTATTATGACGCCGAACGGTGACTCTCGCCATGGTAACGACAGCCGTCTGAGTTCCCCGGACAAGACCTCGGACTCGATCAAGCACGAGCCGGACGAGAGCGACTGCAGCGACGACGACAAGGAAAAGGCGGACTCGGACTCCGGCAACGGCCAGTCGACGAACGGCGACGCGCCCAAGAAAAGGAAGCGAAGAGTTCTCTTCTCCAAAGCCCAGACGTACGAACTGGAGAGGAGATTCCGCCAGCAGCGCTACCTGTCGGCTCCAGAAAGAGAACACTTGGCCAGCATAATCAGACTGTCCCCCACCCAGGTGAAAATCTGGTTCCAGAACCACCGGTACAAACTGAAGCGAGCCAGGGCCGAGAAAGGTCTGACAGAGTTGAACCCCTTGCCCTCGCCGAGGCGGGTAGCGGTGCCCGTTCTGGTGAAGGACGGAATTCCGTGCCAGAGGCCCAGTGTGAGCATGGTCAAGTCGCAGGACCACCTGCCCATGCAGGGAAATATAAACAGTATGAACATGGGTAACGGATTGAGTCATCACCACGGTTCCTACGGCATGGGCAATATGAACTCGTATCACCCGTCCATGGGCTCGGGCATTGGCGGGGTCAGCTCAACGTTAGCCAGCTCCATAGGTATGAACATGAACATGAGCTGTGCCTACAGCATGAGCACCGGCTCCATGAACTCCATGAACCTCAATGTGCCCAGTGTGAACAATATGAACGTCCTGCCTGGCTACAGCCACCCGCTCATGCAGTCTCAAAACTTCAGGTGGTAG